Genomic segment of Arcobacter sp. LA11:
GAGTCATTTTCTAGAAAAAGTATGCTGTTTTTATCATAGTTTTCTAGTTCATCTTTAAAATCAATTCTAAAGTGAGCTCCTCTACTCTCTTGTCTATTTAAAGCACTGATTAAAATAGTATGGGCTAGTTCTATCATATTTTTGTATTCAATTAAATCTGTTAGATTTTTATTAAATATTTTGCTTTTATCGTTTAGCCCTATTAAATTTAATTCTTTTTTCCATTCTAATATTTTTTCTAAAGAATTTTTCATACTTTTTTCTTCTCTAAAAAGTCCAACATTTTTAAATAATAGTTTTCCTAGCTCTTTTTTTCTTTTATAAAAGTCTATTTCTGAATCTTTTGTAAATATACCTTCGATATAGTTTTTATCAATTAAGAATTGTTCTGAATCTGTATTTTCTATTATCTTTACTTTTTTAGCTTTTTTTGCAGCATTTTCCCCTGCTATTTTTCCAAAAGTTACTATTTCTAATAAAGAGTTTCCTCCTAATCTATTTGCTCCATGAATGCCACTTTGACTACATTCTCCACAGGCATATAAATTCTCTATAGAACTTTTTGCTTCAATATCAGTGATTATTCCACCCATACTATAATGAGCTGATGGATTTATTGGAATTAAATCTTTTTCCATCTTTAATTGCATGAATTCTTGTACAAGTCTTCTTTCTTGTGGCATTGCTTCATTTATTTTATCAAGTCCTAAATGTCTTAAGTCAAGGTAGACTTTTTCCCCTTCTTCATATTTTTTATAAATAGCACGTGCAACTTCATCTCTTGGTTTTAATTCATCAATAAATCTATTCCCTTGATTATCAACTAAATATCCACCTTCTCCTCTAGCACTTTCGCTTATTAGTATATTTTTGTTTTCTAGTGCGGTTGGGTGAAATTGCATAAATTCCATATTTGATATTTTTGCTCCTGCATTTAATGCACTTGCTATGCCATCTCCTGTTGATGAATAAGAGTTTGTTGTAAATCCATAATATAATCCTGCGTATCCACCTGTCGCTAAGATTATGGTTTTAGCTTTTATTTGTTTTACTTGACTTGTTTCTATATCAAGAGCAGTTATACCTATTGCTTTGTTGTTTTCTATAATTAAGTTAAGAAGCTGATATTCATTATAAAATTCGATATTTTCTTTTAAACATTGGTCATAAAGAGTGTGCAAAATTTTAAGACCTGTATAATCTGAACTATAACATGTTCTCTTAGCTTTAGTTCCTCCAAATTTTCTTTGTGAGATATTATCTTTAATATTTTTACTAAATGGAACGCCAATTGAATCTAACCAGCTTATTGTATTTTCTGAATTACTACAGAAGTAGTTTATATATTCTTTATTTCCTAGTTTATGTGATGCTTTATAGGTATCTTCTATATATTTTTGTATAGAATCGTTTTCAGTCTCTTTTAAAACTGCATTTATTCCACCTTGAGCTTGACAAGTTTGGGAGTGGGTTGGATATGTTTTTGAAACAACAAGGACTTTTGCTCCTTCTTTTTTTGCATTTAATGCAGCTGTTAATCCAGCACCACCGGAACCTATTATTAATACATCAATCATTTTATTCCCAAAATTCTTTTAATGCTTCCTTTGAAGTATCTTCTTCAGATTTTTTATCTTCTTCTAAAGTTTCTAAATCTAATTCATCTATTTGCGCTAAGGCTGTTTCAAAATCATCTTCATCTAAATTTGTATCTTCTATATTTTCATCTTGCTTGGGAATTGGATTATTTACAACTTCTTTTGGTGACGTATTTGTTTTTTTATTAGGTTGTTTACCTAACATTTCTTTTAATGCCATATATTCACTCATGATTTCTTCATACTGTGCAAAACCTAGAAGCATGAAGCTAGGCTTCCCATCTCTTAAAATGATAGCTTTTTCTATATCATCTTTTTGAAGCTTATCAAATACCATTTTACTCTTTCTTATAAGCTCTGTTGAGGAAAACATCTCTTCAGATGTATATTGTAGTGGATTCATATTTACTCCTATACGTATTATAGTATGTATTATAATATGATTTTAATATGTTTGTCAATAGCTAAATATTTTTAATGCAATTTTATATTTATAAAATATAATAGAATACTATATGATATAAATTTAGCTCTATATGTACTGTTAAATAGGCTTTATTAAATTATATATCTTAAATATAAACCATATGTAAATATGTTTAATATTATGTATTAAAATTTAAAAAATAAATTTATTTATATTTAGTATCTAAATTATAATTTATCTATCGACTATAATATATTATCATTTATAAGACATATTTTAATACTCTTTTTAATTTGTATTTAAAAAAGAATTTTCTGTCTATTTTTTTATTTATGTATTCAAATGAAATTTATTTATAAATATATTTCATTACTTTTTATTTTCAAATAATAATTTGTTTATATAGATGTATTAAATTACTATTATAAATATTAAGATTTTTAAATCTATTACTTTTTAGTATAACTAGAAAACTATTAAATGCCTTCATCTTAGGGATTCGTTTCAAGTTATAATAAAAATTAGTATTTAATTATGTATTTAGTCGAGCTTTTTATTTCATGTTTTATTTGAATATTAATATACTATTTTTTTGTTTTATTATATTAATTGATATGTTTACTATCTACAAGTTTTACAATCATCTTTACATATTTTAATATGTAAAGATAATAAAGTATTAAAAAACAGTATTTATTTGTTTTTTGTTGTAAATATTTGTTCGGCCCATTCAGTAATTGGACCTCTTAATACTTTTTGTAATTTTATCGCAAAGCTATTTACTAACTCACTTTTTTCTTTTGTAGATTTTAGTAATGTTGTTAATGAGTTTGTATGTTTATTTACATAGAAGTTATCTATTTGTTTATTACTTCCAAGGATTACGACTTTACATGTATTATCAATTCTAGATAGAACCATTTGCATTGTTTTATTTGACATATTTTGGGCTTCATCAATTATAACAAATGCATTTGAAAGTGTTCTTCCTCTCATCTCTCCTACCCACATAGTTTCTATTCCGAAATTTTGAATCATTTGTTCAATTCTTTGAGTAACTTCTTGATCATCAAGTTCTGAGATATTTTCAACATTCTTTTTATTAGCTCTTTTTTTCTTATATTCACTTCTAATTATATATTCTAAACTATCCATTAGTGGATGATTATATATTTTGAACTTTTCTTCAAATCCTGGTAAATATCCTACATCTTCACCTTTATCTAGGGATTCAATAGAATTTCTAATATATATGATTTTTTGAAAGCTTTTTTGTTTTACCAGTTTTAATGCACCACTTAAGGCTAGTAAAGTCTTTCCTGAACCAGCCTTAGCTTCTATTATTAGTACATTAAAAAAGTGAGATAAAATTGCATTTGAGAAGAATAGCTGTTCTTTATTTAAAGGAACAATTACTTGATTTCTAATCTCTCCTTCATCTAAGACGTAGATTCTCTCATTTTGTATTGAGGCAAGTATTACTTGATCTGAACTTTTAACTTTAAAACAATAACAATAGTTATAGGGTTTATATTCTTTATCATAGTCTGTAATTAAAGCATTTTCTAAAAACTCTATTTGTTCAAATTTAACTTCTATTGTTTTAATAAATTCATAGTTGAATTCATCTTTATCTGAACCTATAAGAGAATCTGTTTTTAAATCAAGCGATACGGCTCTTGTTCTAGCCATAATATCCAATGAAAGAAAAGTAGTTTCACTTTCATAATACTCTTTTGCAAAACTTGCTATTTCAAGAATTTTTCTATCGTTTATAATATTTGTTGCAATGTTTTTAGTATTTATTTTATATTCTTCTTTTGAGATTACATCAATTATTGCATTTTGAGTTCCAAATAATTCTAATCTAATAACTTTTGCATCTTGCTCTTTTTTAGAGTTTAATATATTTGAGTTTTCAAAAATCCTTGCAAATTCTCTTGCTTGAAAATTTATTTCGTCAAATCCACTCTTTTTTGTATCTATTTCATCTAAAACAGTTTCAGGAAGAACTATAAGGTTTTTGGACTCATCACTTAGTTTAAAAATATTTGTTGCATCTTCTAATAAGATGTTTGTATCTAGCACGTATGTTTTTTCAAATGTCATTTGGCATCTTTTTGTTTTTGGTTTAGTACTTTATATATTATATATGCACCTACTACTAAAGTAATAAGTGTAAAAGCTATAGAAAATGTTTTTGTAATTACATAACCTACGATTAAAAGTGATAATACTGTAGGTACTTCATTATAAGCTCTAAAGAAGTTTCCACTTTTTGGATATTTCTCTTCTTCAAGTCTTTTTCTAAAATATTCTAATGAAAATGAATAAACCATTAATAAAACTACAAAAAATATTTTTGCATGCATCCACCCATCACCTTGTAATAAATCAGGTCTTAGTATTAACATTAATATTCCACTTAGAACAGTAGCTATTTTTGCAGGGAATCCAATAACTCTATACATTTTATCTTCTTGTATTTTAACAACTTCAACAAATTCTTTTTTATTTTTATGCTCTGTATGATAAACAAAAAGTCTTGGTTGGTAAAATAGCATTGCCATCCATGACATCATAGCCATTATGTGAAAAATTAGTATCCATGTATAATACTCTAAGAGAAAATCCATTATTGTCCTTTTATTTTTTTAACCCATTCACTTAAGGTCTTTTCATATCCTATATTAAGAGTTGAATAAAGATTTAAATCTTCTTTTAAATACTCTTGTTCTACCCAACCACCAAAATCATGTGGGTATTTGTACCCTACGTGTTGATTATCAATATGTTTAGGTATATCTAAAATTTTACCATTTTTAACTTCACTTAGTGCTTTATTGATTGCCATATAGGAACTATTAGATTTAGGACTTGAGGCTAAATATATTGCACATTGTCCTAAAAGTATTCTACTTTCGGGATATCCAATTTTTGATGTTGCTGTCATTGTACTTACTGCTAAGTTCAATGCATTTGGATTTGCATTACCTATATCTTCACTAGCAAAAATTACAAGACGTCTAGTTATAAACTCTACAGATTCTCCACCATTTATTAATCTTGCTAAATAATATAATGCAGCATCAATATCAGAACCTCTTAAAGATTTTATCATTGCACTTGCTAAGTCATAGTGTGAATCTGAAGAACTTACTCCATCGCCAATTACATTTGCTCTTAATTCTTTTAATAATTCTATTGATATAGTATTATCGATTTTAGATGCGAAATTAAGTAGATTTAGCATTGCCCTTGCATCTCCACTACTTGAGATGATTAAATACTCTCTGGCCTCTGTACTTAACTTTATTTCACTATTATTTGTTGCTGTATCTATAATAGTAGAAAGTTCATCTTTTGTAAGTGGCAAAAACTCATAAAGAAAAGATCTTGATCTAATTGCATTTGTAAGGGTGAAAAATGGATTTTCTGTGCTAGCACCAATAATTATTGCATCGTAGTTTTCCATTATTGGTAATAAAACTTCTTGTTGGTTCTTTGATAACCTATGTACTTCATCAATAAATATTAAAGGTTTAATTAAAGCATTTTTATATCGTTCGAATACTTTACGTAAATCTTCAACTTTAATAGATGTTGCATTAAAGTAATAATAGTCTGTGTTTATCTGATTTGCAATGATTTTTGCAAGTGTTGTTTTTCCAGTTCCTGGTTTCCCATAAAAAAAGAGATGTGGAATCTCCTTTTTTTGAATAAGTTTATATAGAGCTTTATCTTCACCTATTATATGTGACTGCCCTATAAAGTTAGTTAATGTTTTTGGTCTTAATTGATTTGATAAATCAGTCATCATCTCTGTAGTTATTGTTGCTTTTGTAAATTTCTGTATTGTTTACAAAGTGTCTTAAATCTCTATATTCATCTCTTGTTAAATATCTACTTTTACCTGTTGGCAAATTATTAAGTGATATCCCACCAAATTCAAATCTTTTTAAATCCATCACTTCTAATCCAAAGTGTCCAAAGAATCTTCTTAATTCTCTATTTTTACCTTCTGAAATTCCAACTTTAATTTTTGAAAAATTATCGCCATTTGTTAAAATTTGATATGCAATAAAAGGTTCAAATGACATAGATTTGATTTTAGATTTTTCATGAGCTCCACTTGTAGCATCTTCTAGTTCCAAACCATTTTGCATTGCTTCTTCAACTTTAGGATGGATTTTACCATCTACTTTTATTTTGTACACTCTTTCTAAATTTGAGTGCATAAGTTTATTTGCTACATCAACAGAATCTGTTAGTAATACTAGTCCTTCACTTGCATAGTCAAGTCTTCCTATTGGCATAAAGTGTTTAAACTTACTATCTAATGAATCAAAAATTACTTTACGACCTTGTGGGTCATGTTTTGTTACTAGTTCACCTTTTGGTTTATTATAGATGATTACTGTATACATTCTATTTTTGTCTTCTTTGATAATTCTTTTACCAATTTTTACTTCATCTGTTTCACTTACTTTTGTTGCTAAGTTTGTAACAACTTTTCCATTTATATAAACTTTACCCTCTTCTATAATTTTATCTGCTTCTCTTCTTGAGTAATTACTGTTATGTGAAATAAATTTATTAAGTCTAATTGGTTCTGACTGTTCTTCTAAGTTTTCTTTATTTGTATTTTGCTTCATTATTTTATACCTGCTTCAATTAAATCGTGAATATGAATTACTCCGACAAGTTTGTTTTTTTCATCTACAACAACTAATAGTTGTATTTTATAATCTTCAATTATTTTTAATGCATCACTTGCTAATAGATTTCTATTATTTATTGTTCTAGGATTTTTAGTCGCAATTGACTCTACTTCGCAATCAATTGAAAAATTAGAGTTCATCAATGCTCTTCTTAAATCTCCATCACTTAAAACTGATGTAAGTGTACCATTTTCATCTGTAATTAATACATTTCCTAATCTACCTTCACTCATAACTACAATTGCATCTTTTAGTTTTGTTTCACGTGAAACAATAGGTAGATTTTCTTTTTTTAATAAATCATCAACTTTTATAAAGAGTTTTTTACCAAGACTTCCTCCTGGATGAAATGATGCAAAATCTTCTTTTTGAAAATCTCTTTTTTTCATTAAGCAAACTGCTAGTGCA
This window contains:
- a CDS encoding FAD-dependent oxidoreductase, with the protein product MIDVLIIGSGGAGLTAALNAKKEGAKVLVVSKTYPTHSQTCQAQGGINAVLKETENDSIQKYIEDTYKASHKLGNKEYINYFCSNSENTISWLDSIGVPFSKNIKDNISQRKFGGTKAKRTCYSSDYTGLKILHTLYDQCLKENIEFYNEYQLLNLIIENNKAIGITALDIETSQVKQIKAKTIILATGGYAGLYYGFTTNSYSSTGDGIASALNAGAKISNMEFMQFHPTALENKNILISESARGEGGYLVDNQGNRFIDELKPRDEVARAIYKKYEEGEKVYLDLRHLGLDKINEAMPQERRLVQEFMQLKMEKDLIPINPSAHYSMGGIITDIEAKSSIENLYACGECSQSGIHGANRLGGNSLLEIVTFGKIAGENAAKKAKKVKIIENTDSEQFLIDKNYIEGIFTKDSEIDFYKRKKELGKLLFKNVGLFREEKSMKNSLEKILEWKKELNLIGLNDKSKIFNKNLTDLIEYKNMIELAHTILISALNRQESRGAHFRIDFKDELENYDKNSILFLENDSIHIKLEEIQ
- a CDS encoding PhoH family protein, with translation MTFEKTYVLDTNILLEDATNIFKLSDESKNLIVLPETVLDEIDTKKSGFDEINFQAREFARIFENSNILNSKKEQDAKVIRLELFGTQNAIIDVISKEEYKINTKNIATNIINDRKILEIASFAKEYYESETTFLSLDIMARTRAVSLDLKTDSLIGSDKDEFNYEFIKTIEVKFEQIEFLENALITDYDKEYKPYNYCYCFKVKSSDQVILASIQNERIYVLDEGEIRNQVIVPLNKEQLFFSNAILSHFFNVLIIEAKAGSGKTLLALSGALKLVKQKSFQKIIYIRNSIESLDKGEDVGYLPGFEEKFKIYNHPLMDSLEYIIRSEYKKKRANKKNVENISELDDQEVTQRIEQMIQNFGIETMWVGEMRGRTLSNAFVIIDEAQNMSNKTMQMVLSRIDNTCKVVILGSNKQIDNFYVNKHTNSLTTLLKSTKEKSELVNSFAIKLQKVLRGPITEWAEQIFTTKNK
- the hemJ gene encoding protoporphyrinogen oxidase HemJ — its product is MDFLLEYYTWILIFHIMAMMSWMAMLFYQPRLFVYHTEHKNKKEFVEVVKIQEDKMYRVIGFPAKIATVLSGILMLILRPDLLQGDGWMHAKIFFVVLLMVYSFSLEYFRKRLEEEKYPKSGNFFRAYNEVPTVLSLLIVGYVITKTFSIAFTLITLVVGAYIIYKVLNQKQKDAK
- a CDS encoding replication-associated recombination protein A; this translates as MTDLSNQLRPKTLTNFIGQSHIIGEDKALYKLIQKKEIPHLFFYGKPGTGKTTLAKIIANQINTDYYYFNATSIKVEDLRKVFERYKNALIKPLIFIDEVHRLSKNQQEVLLPIMENYDAIIIGASTENPFFTLTNAIRSRSFLYEFLPLTKDELSTIIDTATNNSEIKLSTEAREYLIISSSGDARAMLNLLNFASKIDNTISIELLKELRANVIGDGVSSSDSHYDLASAMIKSLRGSDIDAALYYLARLINGGESVEFITRRLVIFASEDIGNANPNALNLAVSTMTATSKIGYPESRILLGQCAIYLASSPKSNSSYMAINKALSEVKNGKILDIPKHIDNQHVGYKYPHDFGGWVEQEYLKEDLNLYSTLNIGYEKTLSEWVKKIKGQ
- a CDS encoding pseudouridine synthase, yielding MKQNTNKENLEEQSEPIRLNKFISHNSNYSRREADKIIEEGKVYINGKVVTNLATKVSETDEVKIGKRIIKEDKNRMYTVIIYNKPKGELVTKHDPQGRKVIFDSLDSKFKHFMPIGRLDYASEGLVLLTDSVDVANKLMHSNLERVYKIKVDGKIHPKVEEAMQNGLELEDATSGAHEKSKIKSMSFEPFIAYQILTNGDNFSKIKVGISEGKNRELRRFFGHFGLEVMDLKRFEFGGISLNNLPTGKSRYLTRDEYRDLRHFVNNTEIYKSNNNYRDDD